The following coding sequences lie in one Populus trichocarpa isolate Nisqually-1 chromosome 14, P.trichocarpa_v4.1, whole genome shotgun sequence genomic window:
- the LOC7455430 gene encoding probable glutamyl endopeptidase, chloroplastic isoform X1: protein MMRLHKVYHRLTLLSLSPSSPPPPPPLTSSLSLFTSVRTPGHLRTHHSKRFKSICTMTSRFPNLVPLNSIAAENVGGRSNDSVSSASTEDEEALAGKYQLPPPEIKNIVDAPPLPALSFSPQRDKILFLKRRSLPPLAELARPEEKLAGMRIDGKCNTRSRMSFYTGIGIHQLMPDGILGPEREIHGYPDGAKINFVTWSLDGRHLAFSIRFDEEDNSSSKLRVWVANVETGQARPLFQSPNVYLNAVFDTFVWVDNSTLLVCAIPSSRGDLPKKPLVPSGPKIQSNEQKNVIQVRTFQDLLKDEYDEDLFDYYATSQLVLASLDGTTKEIGNPAVYTSMDPSPDQKYLLVSSIHRPYSFTVPCGRFPKKVEVWTTDGKFVREVCDLPLAEDIPIAISSVRKGMRNINWRADKPSTLYWAETQDGGDAKVEVSPRDIIYTQPAEPLEGEQPEILHKLDLRYGGISWCDDSLALVYESWYKTRRTRTWVISPCSKDVSPRILFDRSSEDVYSDPGSPMLRRTPAGTYVIAKIKKENDEGTYILLNGSGATSEGNIPFLDLFDINAGSKERIWESEKEKYYETVVSLMSDYEEGDLLLDRLKLLTSKESKTENTQYSIKKWPEKKVCQITNFPHPYPQLASLQKEMIKYQRNDGVQLTATLYLPPGYDPSKDGPLPCLFWSYPGEFKSKDAAGQVRGSPNEFAGIGPTSALLWLARRFAILSGPTIPIIGEGDKEANDRYVEQLVASAEAAVEEVIRRGVAHPNKIAVGGHSYGAFMTANLLAHAPHLFCCGIARSGAYNRTLTPFGFQNEDRTLWEATGTYVEMSPFMSANKIKKPILLIHGEEDNNSGTLTMQSDRFFNALKGHGALCRLVILPFESHGYAARESILHVLWETDRWLQKHCVSNSSDASAELDACKDEVSKGVTDSDNQAVVASGGGGPELADFEHEGFYSLPRSLL from the exons ATGATGCGGCTTCACAAAGTCTATCATCGCCTCACTCTCTTATCTCTCTCCCCAtcctctccaccaccaccacctcccttGACATCATCTCTCAGCCTATTCACGTCCGTTCGTACTCCTGGCCACCTGAGAACTCATCACTCTAAAAGGTTCAAGTCAATTTGTACTATGACTTCTAGATTCCCCAATCTAGTGCCTCTAAACTCGATTGCAGCCGAAAATGTTGGCGGTCGCTCTAATGACTCCGTTTCTTCCGCGTCTACTGAAGATGAAG AAGCATTGGCAGGTAAATATCAGCTTCCCCCACCTGAgataaaaaacattgttgatgcCCCGCCTCTCCCTGCGTTATCATTTTCACCACAAAGGGATAAAATACTTTTTCTCAAGCGGAGATCCTTACCTCCACTGGCAGAGCTAGCAAGACCAGAGGAGAAGCTGGCTGGCATGCGTATTGATGGGAAATGTAATACTAGGAGCCGGATGTCATTCTACACTGGTATTGGCATTCATCAGTTAATGCCTGATGGTATACTAGGGCCTGAAAGGGAGATACATGGATATCCAGATGGTGCTAAGATCAATTTTGTCACCTGGTCTCTTGATGGAAGGCATTTGGCCTTCAGCATCCGATTTGACGAGGAGGACAATAGCAGCAGTAAACTTAGAGTATGGGTTGCTAATGTGGAAACAGGGCAAGCTCGACCTTTATTTCAGTCACCAAATGTTTACCTAAATGCTGTTTTTGATACTTTTGTATGGGTGGATAACTCTACTCTATTGGTTTGTGCCATTCCATCATCTCGTGGAGATCTACCAAAGAAACCATTGGTGCCATCTGGTCCAAAGATTCAATCTAACGAGCAGAAAAATGTCATTCAAGTTAGAACCTTTCAGGACTTGTTGAAGGATGAGTATGATGAAGATTTGTTTGACTACTATGCGACCTCTCAACTTGTGTTGGCTTCTTTGGATGGAACAACGAAGGAAATTGGAAATCCAGCTGTATATACATCAATGGATCCATCCCCTGACCAGAAGTACCTTTTAGTTAGTTCTATTCACAGGCCATACTCTTTTACTGTACCGTGTGGAAGATTTCCAAAAAAGGTAGAAGTATGGACAACTGATGGGAAATTCGTGAGGGAAGTCTGTGATTTGCCTCTAGCCGAGGACATTCCCATTGCAATCAGTAGTGTGCGCAAAGGGATGCGCAACATCAATTGGAGAGCAGACAAGCCTTCAACACTCTACTg GGCAGAGACACAAGATGGAGGTGATGCAAAAGTTGAAGTTTCCCCAAGAGATATAATTTACACGCAGCCAGCTGAGCCGTTGGAAGGTGAACAGCCAGAAATCTTGCACAAACTTGATCTTCGCTATGG TGGGATTTCTTGGTGTGATGATTCACTGGCACTAGTTTATGAATCATGGTACAAGACAAGGCGAACAAGAACCTGGGTGATATCTCCTTGTTCAAAAGATGTGAGTCCAAGGATACTATTTGATCGGTCATCAGAAGATGTGTACTCCGATCCTGGCTCTCCCATGCTGAGGAGGACTCCTGCTGGAACTTATGTGATTGCAAAGATAAAGAAGGAAAATGATGAAGGCACTTATATTTTACTGAATGGAAGTGGTGCTACATCTGAAGGGAACATCCCCTTCCTTGATTTGTTTGACAT AAATGCAGGCAGCAAAGAGCGAATCTGGGAGAGCGAGAAGGAAAAGTATTATGAAACTGTTGTTTCTCTTATGTCAGATTACGAAGAAGGAGATTTACTCCTTGATCGGTTGAAATTATTGACCTCCAAGGAgtcaaaaacagaaaatacaCAATATTCCATCAAGAAATGGCCTGAGAAGAAAGTATGTCAGATAACAAATTTTCCACACCCATACCCACAGTTGGCGTCGTTGCAGAAAGAGATGATCAAGTACCAGAGAAATGATGGGGTTCAGCTCACTGCAACATTGTACCTGCCACCAGGCTATGATCCTTCAAAAGATGGCCCTCTTCCATGTCTGTTCTGGTCTTACCCTGGAGAATTTAAAAGTAAAGATGCTGCAGGACAAGTTCGTGGTTCTCCTAATGAATTTGCTGGCATAGGTCCAACATCTGCTCTTCTTTGGTTGGCTAGGAG GTTTGCTATTTTATCTGGACCAACAATCCCTATTATTGGTGAGGGTGACAAGGAGGCGAACGACAG ATATGTAGAGCAACTGGTTGCAAGTGCAGAGGCAGCTGTTGAGGAAGTTATCCGACGTGGA GTTGCTCATCCCAACAAAATTGCTGTTGGAGGACATTCTTATGGTGCATTCATGACTGCAAACCTCCTGGCACATGCCCCCCATCTTTTCTGTTGTGGAATTGCTCGCTCTGGAGCTTACAACAGAACACTTACACCTTTCGGTTTTCAG AATGAGGACAGAACTCTTTGGGAGGCCACGGGTACCTATGTTGAAATGAGTCCTTTCATGTcagcaaataaaattaaaaagccaaTACTGCTTATCCATGGAGAAGAAGACAATAATTCAGGAACGCTAACCATGcag TCAGATCGTTTCTTTAATGCCCTGAAAGGTCATGGTGCCCTTTGTCGCCTGGTCATTCTACCCTTTGAGAGCCACGGGTATGCTGCACGAGAGAGCATCTTGCATGTTCTATGGGAAACCGATAGGTGGCTTCAGaaacattgtgtgtcaaattctTCTGATGCAAGCGCAGAACTTGATGCCTGTAAGGACGAGGTGAGCAAAGGAGTTACAGACTCTGATAACCAAGCAGTTGTTGCCAGTGGAGGAGGTGGGCCAGAGCTGGCAGACTTTGAGCATGAAGGATTCTACTCTTTACCAAGGTCATTATTATG A
- the LOC7495217 gene encoding vacuolar protein sorting-associated protein 51 homolog isoform X2 codes for MGEDDMPFDDKAKRTRDLLSSFYSPDPSVSNTSNSFKFASLDAINTTSFDAEQYMNLLVQKSNLEGLLQRHVEMAAEIKNLDTDLQMLVYENYNKFISATDTIKRMKSNIVGMEASMEQLLGKITSVQSRSDGVNTSLFEKREHIEKLHRTHNLLRKIQFIYDLPARLGKCIKSETYADAVKIYIGAMPIFKAYGDSSFQDCKQASEEAMATITKNLQGKLFLDSESIQARAEAAVLLKKLNFPMDNLKAKLFEKLEQSLEGLQLKHEDIANVLVESNNPSEQGNNTESVPGSAHDALVCEFAEAVRAYQVIFPDSEKQLIKLSQDLIAKHFEITAGYIKEWIPIANFLGALRIIWKDVHLMDKVLREALLPDCSLKASQVAVKQYIKSTFSHLLHDISDSLTNVHIKPKEEAKEHLLVVFLEAGKTAVLQGSVNVLLDFRQLLEENLGGLQLSNLIIVWVREGFQDFFRALHDRLLLISGKNKSASQDENSTEGMQVEKVIPGLVLVLAQLSVFIEQTAIPRITEEIAAYFSGGGGLASENGPALVPGEICRTFHSDGEILLQHYINMITQKILVLLRKRFTAPNWVKHKEPREVHMFVDLFLQELEAKRTEAKQILPHGVLRKHRRSESNGSTASSRSNPLREDKMIRSNTHRARSQLLETHLAKLFKQKVEIFTKTEYTQESVVTTVVKLCLKSLLEFVRLQTFNRSGFQQIQLDIQFLRASLKEIVEDEAAIDFLLDEVIVGASERCLDPIPLEPPILDKLIQAKLAKEKEQTPISL; via the exons ATGGGGGAAGACGATATGCCGTTCGATGATAAGGCAAAGAGAACGAGAGATTTGTTATCAAGCTTCTATTCTCCAGACCCTTCAGTTTCTAATACTAGCAATTCTTTCAAATTTGCGTCTTTAGATGCCATTAACACCACCTCCTTCGACGCCGAACAGTACATGAATCTCCTG gtgcaaaaatcaaatttggaaGGGCTTCTACAGAGGCATGTTGAAATGGCAGCTGAGATAAAAAATCTAGACACCGATTTGCAAATGCTagtttatgaaaattacaacaAGTTTATTAGCGCCACCGACACAATTAAAAG GATGAAAAGTAATATTGTGGGCATGGAAGCAAGTATGGAGCAGCTTCTTGGCAAG ATAACATCGGTACAATCAAGAAGTGATGGTGTGAACACTTCTCTTTTCGAAAAGAGAGAACATATAGAGAAATTGCATCGCACACACAACCTTCTTCGAAAAATTCAG TTCATATATGATCTACCTGCTAGACTCGGGAAGTGTATTAAATCAGAGACATATGCTGATGCAGTCAAGATCTACATTGGAGCAATGCCAATTTTTAAG GCCTATGGGGACTCATCATTCCAGGATTGTAAGCAAGCATCTGAAGAAGCTATGGCCACTATTACAAAAAATTTGCAG GGAAAGCTATTCTTGGATTCTGAATCCATACAAGCAAGGGCTGAGGCCGCAGTACTTCTTAAGAAGTTGAATTTTCCG ATGGACAACTTAAAAgcaaaactatttgaaaagctAGAGCAATCTCTTGAAGGCCTTCAGCTCAAGCATGAAGACATAGCCAATGTATTGGTAGAATCTAACAACCCTTCAGAACAAGGAAACAATACCGAGTCAGTTCCTGGTTCCGCGCATGAT GCTTTAGTTTGTGAGTTTGCTGAAGCTGTTCGAGCTTATCAAGTAATTTTTCCTGATTCAGAAAAGCAACTGATTAAACTTTCTCAAGACTTGATTGCCAA GCACTTTGAGATTACTGCGGGTTACATAAAGGAGTGGATTCCAATTGCTAATTTTCTGGGTGCTCTTC GAATTATATGGAAAGATGTTCACCTGATGGATAAAGTGTTGCGTGAGGCTCTTCTCCCTGATTGTTCTTTGAAG GCTTCCCAGGTGGCTgtcaaacaatatataaaaagcaCATTTTCTCACCTTCTTCATGATATCTCAG ATTCCCTAACCAATGTCCATATCAAACCAAAGGAGGAAGCAAAAGAGCATCTTTTGGTGGTTTTCCTTGAGGCAGGAAAAACTGCAGTTCTTCAAGGGAGCGTGAATGTGTTACTG GACTTCCGCCAACTTCTTGAGGAAAACTTAGGAGGGCTTCAACTGAGCAACTTGATTATTGTGTGGGTTCGAGAAGGATTTCAAGATTTCTTCAGGGCACTTCATGATCGGCTCCTCTTGATTTCAGGGAAAAATAAATCTGCCAGTCAAGATGAAAATTCCACAGAGGGTATGCAGGTTGAGAAAGTGATTCCAGGCCTTGTCCTTGTGCTGGCTCAACTGTCTGTCTTTATTGAACAAACTGCCATCCCTAGAATTACTGAG GAAATAGCTGCTTATTTCTctggtggtggtggtcttgCTTCTGAAAATGGGCCAGCACTTGTTCCTGGTGAAATTTGTCGAACCTTTCATTCAGATGGTGAAATACTTCTACAGCAT TATATAAACATGATAACTCAAAAAATATTGGTTCTCCTGAGGAAGAGGTTTACAGCTCCAAATTGGGTCAAG CACAAGGAACCTAGAGAAGTTCATATGTTTGTTGATTTATTCCTTCAAGAG TTGGAAGCAAAAAGAACAGAGGCAAAGCAGATATTACCTCATGGAGTACTCCGCAAGCATCGTCGCTCTGAAAGCAATGGAAGCACTGCTTCCTCTCGCAGCAATCCATTACGAGAGGACAAAATGATTCGGTCAAACACTCATAGGGCCAGGAGTCAACTTCTTGAAACCCACCTGGCAAAATTGTTCAAGCAAAAAGTTGAGATTTTTACAAAAACTGAATATACACAG GAATCTGTTGTTACTACTGTAGTAAAACTTTGTCTTAAGAGTTTACTAGAATTTGTTCGACTCCAGACTTTCAACCGGAGTGGATTCCAGCAAATTCAGTTGGATATTCAGTTCCTAAGGGCTTCTCTTAAGGAAATTGTTGAAGACGAAGCTGCCATTGACTTTTTGCTTGATGAG GTGATTGTTGGTGCTTCGGAACGTTGTCTTGATCCAATTCCTTTAGAGCCTCCTATCTTGGATAAACTAATTCAAGCAAAGTTGGCAAAAGAGAAGGAACAGACTCCAATTTCTCTGTAA
- the LOC7495216 gene encoding calvin cycle protein CP12-2, chloroplastic, which produces MATIAGLNLSTPRVLAKATDTPKAQPLIKLNQQWRRSYQLGSGRVQVRPVRAAPEGISEKVEKSIKEAEEACSGDAASGECAAAWDEVEELSAAASHAKDKKKGSDPLEEYCKDNPETDECRTYED; this is translated from the coding sequence ATGGCAACAATAGCTGGTCTTAACCTCTCGACCCCTAGAGTCTTAGCTAAGGCAACAGACACACCAAAAGCTCAACCCCTCATCAAGTTAAACCAACAATGGAGGAGGAGCTACCAACTGGGGTCCGGGCGCGTGCAAGTCCGACCCGTGAGAGCAGCCCCTGAGGGAATATCAGAGAAGGTGGAAAAGAGCATAAAAGAAGCGGAGGAGGCGTGCTCCGGTGATGCAGCTAGTGGAGAATGCGCAGCTGCATGGGATGAAGTGGAGGAGCTGAGTGCGGCTGCTAGCCATGCCAAGGACAAGAAGAAAGGGTCCGATCCTTTGGAGGAGTACTGCAAGGACAACCCAGAGACAGATGAATGCCGCACTTACGAGGATTGA
- the LOC7455430 gene encoding probable glutamyl endopeptidase, chloroplastic isoform X2 → MMRLHKVYHRLTLLSLSPSSPPPPPPLTSSLSLFTSVRTPGHLRTHHSKRFKSICTMTSRFPNLVPLNSIAAENVGGRSNDSVSSASTEDEGKYQLPPPEIKNIVDAPPLPALSFSPQRDKILFLKRRSLPPLAELARPEEKLAGMRIDGKCNTRSRMSFYTGIGIHQLMPDGILGPEREIHGYPDGAKINFVTWSLDGRHLAFSIRFDEEDNSSSKLRVWVANVETGQARPLFQSPNVYLNAVFDTFVWVDNSTLLVCAIPSSRGDLPKKPLVPSGPKIQSNEQKNVIQVRTFQDLLKDEYDEDLFDYYATSQLVLASLDGTTKEIGNPAVYTSMDPSPDQKYLLVSSIHRPYSFTVPCGRFPKKVEVWTTDGKFVREVCDLPLAEDIPIAISSVRKGMRNINWRADKPSTLYWAETQDGGDAKVEVSPRDIIYTQPAEPLEGEQPEILHKLDLRYGGISWCDDSLALVYESWYKTRRTRTWVISPCSKDVSPRILFDRSSEDVYSDPGSPMLRRTPAGTYVIAKIKKENDEGTYILLNGSGATSEGNIPFLDLFDINAGSKERIWESEKEKYYETVVSLMSDYEEGDLLLDRLKLLTSKESKTENTQYSIKKWPEKKVCQITNFPHPYPQLASLQKEMIKYQRNDGVQLTATLYLPPGYDPSKDGPLPCLFWSYPGEFKSKDAAGQVRGSPNEFAGIGPTSALLWLARRFAILSGPTIPIIGEGDKEANDRYVEQLVASAEAAVEEVIRRGVAHPNKIAVGGHSYGAFMTANLLAHAPHLFCCGIARSGAYNRTLTPFGFQNEDRTLWEATGTYVEMSPFMSANKIKKPILLIHGEEDNNSGTLTMQSDRFFNALKGHGALCRLVILPFESHGYAARESILHVLWETDRWLQKHCVSNSSDASAELDACKDEVSKGVTDSDNQAVVASGGGGPELADFEHEGFYSLPRSLL, encoded by the exons ATGATGCGGCTTCACAAAGTCTATCATCGCCTCACTCTCTTATCTCTCTCCCCAtcctctccaccaccaccacctcccttGACATCATCTCTCAGCCTATTCACGTCCGTTCGTACTCCTGGCCACCTGAGAACTCATCACTCTAAAAGGTTCAAGTCAATTTGTACTATGACTTCTAGATTCCCCAATCTAGTGCCTCTAAACTCGATTGCAGCCGAAAATGTTGGCGGTCGCTCTAATGACTCCGTTTCTTCCGCGTCTACTGAAGATGAAG GTAAATATCAGCTTCCCCCACCTGAgataaaaaacattgttgatgcCCCGCCTCTCCCTGCGTTATCATTTTCACCACAAAGGGATAAAATACTTTTTCTCAAGCGGAGATCCTTACCTCCACTGGCAGAGCTAGCAAGACCAGAGGAGAAGCTGGCTGGCATGCGTATTGATGGGAAATGTAATACTAGGAGCCGGATGTCATTCTACACTGGTATTGGCATTCATCAGTTAATGCCTGATGGTATACTAGGGCCTGAAAGGGAGATACATGGATATCCAGATGGTGCTAAGATCAATTTTGTCACCTGGTCTCTTGATGGAAGGCATTTGGCCTTCAGCATCCGATTTGACGAGGAGGACAATAGCAGCAGTAAACTTAGAGTATGGGTTGCTAATGTGGAAACAGGGCAAGCTCGACCTTTATTTCAGTCACCAAATGTTTACCTAAATGCTGTTTTTGATACTTTTGTATGGGTGGATAACTCTACTCTATTGGTTTGTGCCATTCCATCATCTCGTGGAGATCTACCAAAGAAACCATTGGTGCCATCTGGTCCAAAGATTCAATCTAACGAGCAGAAAAATGTCATTCAAGTTAGAACCTTTCAGGACTTGTTGAAGGATGAGTATGATGAAGATTTGTTTGACTACTATGCGACCTCTCAACTTGTGTTGGCTTCTTTGGATGGAACAACGAAGGAAATTGGAAATCCAGCTGTATATACATCAATGGATCCATCCCCTGACCAGAAGTACCTTTTAGTTAGTTCTATTCACAGGCCATACTCTTTTACTGTACCGTGTGGAAGATTTCCAAAAAAGGTAGAAGTATGGACAACTGATGGGAAATTCGTGAGGGAAGTCTGTGATTTGCCTCTAGCCGAGGACATTCCCATTGCAATCAGTAGTGTGCGCAAAGGGATGCGCAACATCAATTGGAGAGCAGACAAGCCTTCAACACTCTACTg GGCAGAGACACAAGATGGAGGTGATGCAAAAGTTGAAGTTTCCCCAAGAGATATAATTTACACGCAGCCAGCTGAGCCGTTGGAAGGTGAACAGCCAGAAATCTTGCACAAACTTGATCTTCGCTATGG TGGGATTTCTTGGTGTGATGATTCACTGGCACTAGTTTATGAATCATGGTACAAGACAAGGCGAACAAGAACCTGGGTGATATCTCCTTGTTCAAAAGATGTGAGTCCAAGGATACTATTTGATCGGTCATCAGAAGATGTGTACTCCGATCCTGGCTCTCCCATGCTGAGGAGGACTCCTGCTGGAACTTATGTGATTGCAAAGATAAAGAAGGAAAATGATGAAGGCACTTATATTTTACTGAATGGAAGTGGTGCTACATCTGAAGGGAACATCCCCTTCCTTGATTTGTTTGACAT AAATGCAGGCAGCAAAGAGCGAATCTGGGAGAGCGAGAAGGAAAAGTATTATGAAACTGTTGTTTCTCTTATGTCAGATTACGAAGAAGGAGATTTACTCCTTGATCGGTTGAAATTATTGACCTCCAAGGAgtcaaaaacagaaaatacaCAATATTCCATCAAGAAATGGCCTGAGAAGAAAGTATGTCAGATAACAAATTTTCCACACCCATACCCACAGTTGGCGTCGTTGCAGAAAGAGATGATCAAGTACCAGAGAAATGATGGGGTTCAGCTCACTGCAACATTGTACCTGCCACCAGGCTATGATCCTTCAAAAGATGGCCCTCTTCCATGTCTGTTCTGGTCTTACCCTGGAGAATTTAAAAGTAAAGATGCTGCAGGACAAGTTCGTGGTTCTCCTAATGAATTTGCTGGCATAGGTCCAACATCTGCTCTTCTTTGGTTGGCTAGGAG GTTTGCTATTTTATCTGGACCAACAATCCCTATTATTGGTGAGGGTGACAAGGAGGCGAACGACAG ATATGTAGAGCAACTGGTTGCAAGTGCAGAGGCAGCTGTTGAGGAAGTTATCCGACGTGGA GTTGCTCATCCCAACAAAATTGCTGTTGGAGGACATTCTTATGGTGCATTCATGACTGCAAACCTCCTGGCACATGCCCCCCATCTTTTCTGTTGTGGAATTGCTCGCTCTGGAGCTTACAACAGAACACTTACACCTTTCGGTTTTCAG AATGAGGACAGAACTCTTTGGGAGGCCACGGGTACCTATGTTGAAATGAGTCCTTTCATGTcagcaaataaaattaaaaagccaaTACTGCTTATCCATGGAGAAGAAGACAATAATTCAGGAACGCTAACCATGcag TCAGATCGTTTCTTTAATGCCCTGAAAGGTCATGGTGCCCTTTGTCGCCTGGTCATTCTACCCTTTGAGAGCCACGGGTATGCTGCACGAGAGAGCATCTTGCATGTTCTATGGGAAACCGATAGGTGGCTTCAGaaacattgtgtgtcaaattctTCTGATGCAAGCGCAGAACTTGATGCCTGTAAGGACGAGGTGAGCAAAGGAGTTACAGACTCTGATAACCAAGCAGTTGTTGCCAGTGGAGGAGGTGGGCCAGAGCTGGCAGACTTTGAGCATGAAGGATTCTACTCTTTACCAAGGTCATTATTATG A
- the LOC7495217 gene encoding vacuolar protein sorting-associated protein 51 homolog isoform X1, giving the protein MGEDDMPFDDKAKRTRDLLSSFYSPDPSVSNTSNSFKFASLDAINTTSFDAEQYMNLLVQKSNLEGLLQRHVEMAAEIKNLDTDLQMLVYENYNKFISATDTIKRMKSNIVGMEASMEQLLGKITSVQSRSDGVNTSLFEKREHIEKLHRTHNLLRKIQFIYDLPARLGKCIKSETYADAVKIYIGAMPIFKAYGDSSFQDCKQASEEAMATITKNLQGKLFLDSESIQARAEAAVLLKKLNFPQMDNLKAKLFEKLEQSLEGLQLKHEDIANVLVESNNPSEQGNNTESVPGSAHDALVCEFAEAVRAYQVIFPDSEKQLIKLSQDLIAKHFEITAGYIKEWIPIANFLGALRIIWKDVHLMDKVLREALLPDCSLKASQVAVKQYIKSTFSHLLHDISDSLTNVHIKPKEEAKEHLLVVFLEAGKTAVLQGSVNVLLDFRQLLEENLGGLQLSNLIIVWVREGFQDFFRALHDRLLLISGKNKSASQDENSTEGMQVEKVIPGLVLVLAQLSVFIEQTAIPRITEEIAAYFSGGGGLASENGPALVPGEICRTFHSDGEILLQHYINMITQKILVLLRKRFTAPNWVKHKEPREVHMFVDLFLQELEAKRTEAKQILPHGVLRKHRRSESNGSTASSRSNPLREDKMIRSNTHRARSQLLETHLAKLFKQKVEIFTKTEYTQESVVTTVVKLCLKSLLEFVRLQTFNRSGFQQIQLDIQFLRASLKEIVEDEAAIDFLLDEVIVGASERCLDPIPLEPPILDKLIQAKLAKEKEQTPISL; this is encoded by the exons ATGGGGGAAGACGATATGCCGTTCGATGATAAGGCAAAGAGAACGAGAGATTTGTTATCAAGCTTCTATTCTCCAGACCCTTCAGTTTCTAATACTAGCAATTCTTTCAAATTTGCGTCTTTAGATGCCATTAACACCACCTCCTTCGACGCCGAACAGTACATGAATCTCCTG gtgcaaaaatcaaatttggaaGGGCTTCTACAGAGGCATGTTGAAATGGCAGCTGAGATAAAAAATCTAGACACCGATTTGCAAATGCTagtttatgaaaattacaacaAGTTTATTAGCGCCACCGACACAATTAAAAG GATGAAAAGTAATATTGTGGGCATGGAAGCAAGTATGGAGCAGCTTCTTGGCAAG ATAACATCGGTACAATCAAGAAGTGATGGTGTGAACACTTCTCTTTTCGAAAAGAGAGAACATATAGAGAAATTGCATCGCACACACAACCTTCTTCGAAAAATTCAG TTCATATATGATCTACCTGCTAGACTCGGGAAGTGTATTAAATCAGAGACATATGCTGATGCAGTCAAGATCTACATTGGAGCAATGCCAATTTTTAAG GCCTATGGGGACTCATCATTCCAGGATTGTAAGCAAGCATCTGAAGAAGCTATGGCCACTATTACAAAAAATTTGCAG GGAAAGCTATTCTTGGATTCTGAATCCATACAAGCAAGGGCTGAGGCCGCAGTACTTCTTAAGAAGTTGAATTTTCCG CAGATGGACAACTTAAAAgcaaaactatttgaaaagctAGAGCAATCTCTTGAAGGCCTTCAGCTCAAGCATGAAGACATAGCCAATGTATTGGTAGAATCTAACAACCCTTCAGAACAAGGAAACAATACCGAGTCAGTTCCTGGTTCCGCGCATGAT GCTTTAGTTTGTGAGTTTGCTGAAGCTGTTCGAGCTTATCAAGTAATTTTTCCTGATTCAGAAAAGCAACTGATTAAACTTTCTCAAGACTTGATTGCCAA GCACTTTGAGATTACTGCGGGTTACATAAAGGAGTGGATTCCAATTGCTAATTTTCTGGGTGCTCTTC GAATTATATGGAAAGATGTTCACCTGATGGATAAAGTGTTGCGTGAGGCTCTTCTCCCTGATTGTTCTTTGAAG GCTTCCCAGGTGGCTgtcaaacaatatataaaaagcaCATTTTCTCACCTTCTTCATGATATCTCAG ATTCCCTAACCAATGTCCATATCAAACCAAAGGAGGAAGCAAAAGAGCATCTTTTGGTGGTTTTCCTTGAGGCAGGAAAAACTGCAGTTCTTCAAGGGAGCGTGAATGTGTTACTG GACTTCCGCCAACTTCTTGAGGAAAACTTAGGAGGGCTTCAACTGAGCAACTTGATTATTGTGTGGGTTCGAGAAGGATTTCAAGATTTCTTCAGGGCACTTCATGATCGGCTCCTCTTGATTTCAGGGAAAAATAAATCTGCCAGTCAAGATGAAAATTCCACAGAGGGTATGCAGGTTGAGAAAGTGATTCCAGGCCTTGTCCTTGTGCTGGCTCAACTGTCTGTCTTTATTGAACAAACTGCCATCCCTAGAATTACTGAG GAAATAGCTGCTTATTTCTctggtggtggtggtcttgCTTCTGAAAATGGGCCAGCACTTGTTCCTGGTGAAATTTGTCGAACCTTTCATTCAGATGGTGAAATACTTCTACAGCAT TATATAAACATGATAACTCAAAAAATATTGGTTCTCCTGAGGAAGAGGTTTACAGCTCCAAATTGGGTCAAG CACAAGGAACCTAGAGAAGTTCATATGTTTGTTGATTTATTCCTTCAAGAG TTGGAAGCAAAAAGAACAGAGGCAAAGCAGATATTACCTCATGGAGTACTCCGCAAGCATCGTCGCTCTGAAAGCAATGGAAGCACTGCTTCCTCTCGCAGCAATCCATTACGAGAGGACAAAATGATTCGGTCAAACACTCATAGGGCCAGGAGTCAACTTCTTGAAACCCACCTGGCAAAATTGTTCAAGCAAAAAGTTGAGATTTTTACAAAAACTGAATATACACAG GAATCTGTTGTTACTACTGTAGTAAAACTTTGTCTTAAGAGTTTACTAGAATTTGTTCGACTCCAGACTTTCAACCGGAGTGGATTCCAGCAAATTCAGTTGGATATTCAGTTCCTAAGGGCTTCTCTTAAGGAAATTGTTGAAGACGAAGCTGCCATTGACTTTTTGCTTGATGAG GTGATTGTTGGTGCTTCGGAACGTTGTCTTGATCCAATTCCTTTAGAGCCTCCTATCTTGGATAAACTAATTCAAGCAAAGTTGGCAAAAGAGAAGGAACAGACTCCAATTTCTCTGTAA